TCATAATCAATGCGGACCTCTAAGCGATATTTGTTCCCGCCTATGTTGAAGATAACGATGTCGTCGGCAAGGAAGCTACTGGCTTGATACCTTGCCTTGACTTCTTGCGGATTCGCCCATTGGGCGCCCTCGACTTCTTTAAGCCAGGCGCGGAGGCGGCCAGCCGCGTCCGCGTGCTTAAGAATCGCTCTCCTGAGAACGTCCCTGCCAATGACCTTCACTAGAACAGCGTAGTACAAAGTGCGATAGCTGTCAAGGACAAATGTTCCCAAAACGGGAACATTCTTAGTCTCTAATGGAATCTGTTGCGGCCAAGTCAATTAGCAAGAGTATCCGTACGAGAAACTCCCCTGCGTCTTAGAACACCAAGCTCCTTTTCCACACCCTCCTCAGTGTCGGTACGTTGACAATACGGACCTCCGGCAAATTTAAGATCTTGTGACCACATCCCACCGCGAGACACAGCTGGGCTCTCACCGTCTCTTGGTCCGCGAGCGCTCACAAATGCGTACAGCAAAGCAAGAGGGGCCGGCGCTCAGCCAGCCCCTCATCGTGTTTTATTGCTAACCGCAAATCGCGAGACTTGCCCAGTCGACCCTACCTGATCAAGACCATCTTCTTTGTCTCACTGTACCCGGGCGCATCTAGCACGTACACGTAAACCCCCGAAGCAACTCCACGATCGCTGTCGTCCCGACCATTCCATGTCACGTCATACCTGCTCGCCTCTCTCATGCCATCGACCAGAGTCCGAACAGGTCGACCCGCTACATCATACACAATCAGCGTCACCAAGCCGGGTTCGGCAATCGCAAAGCGTATCACGGTCATCGGATTGAATGGATTCGGAGCGTTCTGCTCAAGAAGAGAAACGGCAGGAACCGCAGGCGGACCTGAAGCTCCTGTTATGTCCTCCGGCCTCAACAGCGCATACTCGCTTTCATTCTCATGAATATCCCACGCACTCACCTTGTAGTAACTACGAGTTGGATCAAACGACGTGTCCACGAACGACGTGTCCGAAGGCGTTCCTATCCGATTACTCTCGCTTGGAACAAAACCCTCGCCCTCCCCCTTGTACACGGCATAGTGGGACAGATCGCCCTCCTTGTTCGGCTGCCATGTTATGACGACTTGAGCTGGCTGATAGTTGAGCCCACCGGCCAACCCGCTCGGCGGAACAGGGGAGAGATTGTCTACACTGTAACCGCTATCAGGAGCTGAAACCCAGAACTGAGAAGGGTCGGCACCATGAGCTATCACCTGGAAGTAATGATGTTCATTACATACGGACGTTGAATCAAACAGCGTGGAAACTACCTTGGAGTAGCCATCCAGGTAGTAAGCCTTAACCTCTGACATCAGCTCCCAATAGAAGGTTTCCCCCTGCACTTCCTCGACACGAAGTGCCTCACCTCCAGTCAATGCCAGCGCTTCAGATGCCGACGTCAAGACATGGGCTCCCTGTTCCAGCAAGCCTGCCATTCGCTCAGGAGTTATCGCTCTCCACACCGTGTACTTGGAGATAACCTCCTCAGGCCATGGGTCAAGTCTGCTCGCGTCCCAGGCAACATTCACATTGCCGCCCTGGTCTCCAGGTACATCTCTCACAGCTTTGATACTAGCTGCCGGGTAGCCCCAGTAACCATTTCTCTCCACCCGCTGCGCATAGATGTCATAGTTGAGCGCGTAGTTGCTCGCGCTACGGGAGTCTAACCATGTCACGATCGCCTCGCCTACAGCGCCAGTTGTGATTGCGGGACCGAACTGGTTGCCACTCGCCGTGCACAGTGCCACTCCGTCTGGTGCCCACTGAACAACACCCGAAGCGTTTACCTTCTGCACGTAAACGTCAAAGCTAGCGCTACGGTAATCATCCCACGCCACAATCGCCCCGCCTGCACCATCTGACGTCATTTCGGGATACAACTCGCCAGCTGCAGTGCACAGTGCCACCCCATCCGGTGCCCACTGAACAACACCCGAACCGTTCACCCTCTGCACATAAATGTGAGAGCTAGTGCCACCGCCACGGGCGTCCTGCCACGCCACAATCGCCCCGCCCGCGCCATCTGACACGATTCTGGCACCCTCCTGACGGCCAGCTGCAGTGCACAGTGCCACCCCATCCGGTGCCCACTCAACTCCACCCCAACCATTCACCCTCTGCACATAAATGTCATAGGAACCCCCGCGTGTGTCACTCCACGCCACAATCGCCCCGCCTGCATCATCTGACGTGATTGTCTGACTCCACAGGTCGCCAGTCACCGAGTACAGTGCAACCCCGTCAGGAGTCCACTCAACACCACCCCAAGCGTTCACCCTCTGCACATAAATGTCATGGTTGCTCAAGTTACCGCCGGATCCATGCCACGCCACAATCGCCCCGCCGGCACCATCTGACGTGATTCTGGGATAGCTCTGCTCGTAAGTTGCCGTGCACAGTGCCACTCCGTCTGGTGCCCACTGAACCACACCCGAAGCGTTTACTCTCTGCACATAAATGTGAGAGCTAGAGCCACCGCCACGGTCGTCCTGCCACGCCACAATCGCCCCACCCGCACCATCTGACGTCATTACGGGCCGGAACTGCTTGCCAGCTGCAGTGCACAGTGCCACCCCGTCCGGTGCCCACTGAACAACACCAGAACCGTTCACCCTCTGCACATAAATGTCATAGTCGTTCCCTCGTGTGTCCTCCCACGCCACAATCGCCCCGCCCGCACCATCTGACGTCATTACGGGCCGGAACTGTTTGTCAGTTGCCGTGCACAGTGCCACCCCGTCCGGTGCCCACTGGACAACACCCGAAACGTCTATCCTCTGCACATAGATGTCGTAGTTACCGCTCCGGGTGTCGGTCCACGCCACAATCGCCCCACCCGCGTCATCAGACGTGATTGTGGAACCTTGCAGATCGGCGGTTGCCGTGCACAGTGGATTACCATTCTCGACCCACAAGCCGAAAGAACACGCAGGAAACACCTGAACCAGCGTCAACACTAACAATACCCATAGCAACATTCTCCAGGTCTTTCCCATCTCAACCACTCCTTTCTTCTGGCGCCCGCATATGATGTCGCGGTTGATGCCGGCAGGGTGGCTCCATGCTGCATTGGAGAACAGGGCGGAGAACAAGGCGAGCACAATGAGGAACGGTTTCTTCATGGCGACCTCCTCCTTGAGATGGAACACCCAGCGGTGGCTGGCACCTCTGAGTGAACTCTGGTCAGCCTTGTCCCGGCGGAGCAATGTTAAGACCAAGGAGTTGGACAGCCATCATGGGTAGACTTACCTGCCCAACGGCAATTATGTCACAACGGTACCGCTAATGCAAGAAAGAAATACTTGCCACAATCTCGGGCCGCCAGTACCGCTCCAAGCTCTGAAGCTCGTCTAACTGATCGTGTGCACCCCAAGCCTCGACCGCAGCGTGAGATTTCTCACATACACCCCCTTCGTTTGCCCTAAGTTCGGACCGGACCTCCGGCATGGCAACGTAGGGTACACGAGAGTCCGCGTCCCTCGGAAAAGGTACTTCATAGAAAGCGACTTCGACCTGCCTCTCCTTTGGATTTGCCTTTGCGCCTGCCACGAAGCAGCGGAGAATGGCTTTCTGCTTGGACAGTGGTGCAGCCAGAAAGGCAAGAGGCGTGAGCGACGGGCAAATCACTCGAATCTATCTCGGCAATCAACTGGCGTGTGGGCTCCGTTTCCACAACTGCTCACTGCGGTCACAGCTGCGAAGCGAGTGCTCACCTAGGAGCCTAGCGAGGTCTCAGTCAATCGCCGGCTATTCGACCATCGTCAAAGCGTAACTCTATCTCTTGATAGCGGGAGGCCTCATAGGGGTCAGACCGCAGAAGTAGCTAGCGTTGTCACGCATTCATGCGCTTGAACATCCCAACGGGGTCTGACCTGAGATTGTTAGCCATGCCAATGACAATCTCGACTTCATCGCTTGCTAGACCAGCCAACGTCGCTGTTGCCACTACTTCGGGTTTGATGCCTCGGTCCTGCTGTTCGCGGCCTCCTCTCGCTCCCTTGTCCAGTTTTGTGTCCACAATGGGTGGCGCGACTTCATAAACGCGCACGGAGGTTTCGAAGAGCTGATGGCGTAAGGATAGGCTGAAGGAATGCAGAGCGGCTTTAGTGGCGCAGTAGACAGGCATCAGTGCCAAGGGCGCGAATGCCAAGCCCGAAGTGATGTTAATGATCGCCGCCTCCGACTGCTCAAGCGATGCCTCAAAATAGTCAGCCTCGAGAATTGGCGTGTGGTCGCTTTCACCCATTATCCCTCACTACTGTGAAGTCACCCCAGAAGTCTAACGCAATCGGCATCGGCTGCGACGGAGCAGGGTTGTGTGACTGATGCCCCGCTGCCGGCAATTCGCTGGCAGCTGCATGTCGCGGTTAGGCAGAATCACAAGATCAGAGGCAGACGTTTCTCACGGATCACCTTTCCCAAACGGAAATCTCGTGGACTTATACTCTTTGCCAGTAGTGTCCCGGGCCCACAGGGTCCGAACAACCTTTGACTGATATTTCTTCTCAAGAGCATAGGAACTGTGCTTTTGCCCTTCCTCCAATTTGAGGGGAAACTGGGTGTCGTGGGTACAAAGGGAGACAGTCTGACCATTAGTGAGCTCGAGACCGAAATCTTCCAGGTGAAGCGGTCGTCTCCCAACATTCACGACTTCCACGATACGCGAGGTGGCGGAACCAAACCACATTTGAATGTGGATTGTCTGAGGATTCAGCGCGAACCTGCCTCTGTCGCGGCTCCACTGTACAATAGCGATCAGCGTTGAGAGCACAGCGGCATAAGCGCTGAGGGTTAGAATACCCCAGCTGTGAAGTAGGTCTGGTATGCTCATGGTGAGGGACACCCCTTTGTCAGCAGATCCGGCAAGCCGAGGTAGCTGTTCCCGAGTGCCGGGTCCGAACCCCATGTAACCGCCCATCCGGTGACGAGAAAACCAAACAAGAACCAGCGCAGAGGTGTGAACGGCATTCTCACCGCTGTCCATGCGTGCGCCGCTCTTAAACTCGTGCATTCCGGGCTGGAGACCAGCTTCTGCGATGGCTTTGTTCACGACCGGCGTCAGATCGCTCTGCGAATAAACCCACGCGCCGAGGATAAACCCGGCGCGATCATGTATGCTCTCGTCAAAATAGAAGAATCCTATTCCTCAACCACCGATTACAAGCCTAACGAGATGCGCGCCGCCTGCGGGTATGGTTGGCCTCTCTGTCGTTCTGCAGTTCCGTGAACAGTCATCGGATTTCGTCAGGAATTGGGGCCTTCGCGCGCTCGAATCCTGATTCCTCTCACGGAGAGCTCTTCTGTTGCTTATCCTGCTTCCTTTTTGCCTCTTGATCCTGTTTGCTTACCTTCTGTTTCTGACTCTTGTTCTTGTCCTTTTTCCCGCCTTTGTCTCCCATTGTGTGACTCCTTTCCGTTTGCTACTTACCGTTTCGCCGTGAGGGGTGTAGCCGCACGGCCGATTCTGGCACTGGCTATCTTCATGGTGCTGAACGGCCAACCATGTATTATACAGAACTGTGAAAAATATTACACTGACCGACCCTCGCAGTATATCACAGTTTCATTCCCAAAACGCCTCGTCTCAACTCCCTCATTCGCTTGAGATATACAGCAGTCTTTGCTTGCTGTATATCTATATATGCTACGGGGCTCCGTTAATCAGATAAACGTAGCGGGCGCGAGACTTCGGCTTCCCTCCGGCGTCTCGAGTGTGTACCGCGTTCCCACGACTGCGCACAGAACAAGAAAGAGCAAGGCCGGCTATCATAGACGGCCCTCACTCAGCTTGATGTTACTTCTTCTCTCCTGGCACACCTATTCCCTAACGTTCCACCTTTGTTTCCCACGCGCTCTCGCGGACCGACGTGCTTCTCGGTGTAGGCATAGGCAGGCTTGTTGACCTAGTTTTCCAGCTGAGGGCATTCCAGCAAGCAGCAAGGGGCCGCGCCTTGGTTCACCCATTCTCTGCGGGCCGCAAGAGCCTGATCGGGAACGCGTGGAGGCAGTGAGATGTGATACCGACTGAAGTGTGCCTTGCCGTCATCCGAGTACTCTTGCGGAGAGAGGGTCTTCGGCAATAGAAGCAGTTTGGCGACAAACTAATCGGGGGGGGATCTACATTCTCCCCCCCCAATTAGTTGTCATCTGAAATGGCCAGCTGTCAATACTGACGCGATGTTACTTACCGGAGATCTTAGTATCTCCGATAACCCCCGCTGTCTCTATCTCCTCTGTCTCTCTGCGGCTTCGCCTCGTCAACTTTCAGGTTGCGGCCTTTGAAATCCGTGGAATCCAAACCTTCCTTCGCCTTCTCGGCCTCGGCAACGCTTGACATCTCCACAAATGCAAATCCCTTACCTTCGATTACGTTGACTTGCTTCACCACACCGTAGGTGGAAAATAACTGTTCCAGTTCGCTGCTGGTTACAGAGTAACCAAGATTTCCTACATAAAGCTTGCTAACTTGCATTCTAGTCTCCTGTTCTTGAGTGTCTCTTCAGTTCAATAATGTATGTCTCGGAGGGAGAAGCAAAATAGCAATTTGAACCGACCAAATGGCAACATTACTACTCTCCAGAGAATTGCATTGAGAACTGTGTTCAGAAACGTGTTTCAGATGAATCGATCGATTTTCCTTGCCACCTCCAATAGTTACTAGCCATTTCGTGTGAAAGAATCTCGTGAGATACACTTTGTCTTTAGGTTTTGAATCAGAGGGGGCTGAATGAGTGAACCACGAAGGCGGATGACAGATGGGCACTTGCTGCAG
The genomic region above belongs to Candidatus Eisenbacteria bacterium and contains:
- a CDS encoding type II toxin-antitoxin system HigB family toxin — its product is MGTFVLDSYRTLYYAVLVKVIGRDVLRRAILKHADAAGRLRAWLKEVEGAQWANPQEVKARYQASSFLADDIVIFNIGGNKYRLEVRIDYELSIVVIRWVGTHAEYSRRD
- a CDS encoding T9SS type A sorting domain-containing protein; the encoded protein is MKKPFLIVLALFSALFSNAAWSHPAGINRDIICGRQKKGVVEMGKTWRMLLWVLLVLTLVQVFPACSFGLWVENGNPLCTATADLQGSTITSDDAGGAIVAWTDTRSGNYDIYVQRIDVSGVVQWAPDGVALCTATDKQFRPVMTSDGAGGAIVAWEDTRGNDYDIYVQRVNGSGVVQWAPDGVALCTAAGKQFRPVMTSDGAGGAIVAWQDDRGGGSSSHIYVQRVNASGVVQWAPDGVALCTATYEQSYPRITSDGAGGAIVAWHGSGGNLSNHDIYVQRVNAWGGVEWTPDGVALYSVTGDLWSQTITSDDAGGAIVAWSDTRGGSYDIYVQRVNGWGGVEWAPDGVALCTAAGRQEGARIVSDGAGGAIVAWQDARGGGTSSHIYVQRVNGSGVVQWAPDGVALCTAAGELYPEMTSDGAGGAIVAWDDYRSASFDVYVQKVNASGVVQWAPDGVALCTASGNQFGPAITTGAVGEAIVTWLDSRSASNYALNYDIYAQRVERNGYWGYPAASIKAVRDVPGDQGGNVNVAWDASRLDPWPEEVISKYTVWRAITPERMAGLLEQGAHVLTSASEALALTGGEALRVEEVQGETFYWELMSEVKAYYLDGYSKVVSTLFDSTSVCNEHHYFQVIAHGADPSQFWVSAPDSGYSVDNLSPVPPSGLAGGLNYQPAQVVITWQPNKEGDLSHYAVYKGEGEGFVPSESNRIGTPSDTSFVDTSFDPTRSYYKVSAWDIHENESEYALLRPEDITGASGPPAVPAVSLLEQNAPNPFNPMTVIRFAIAEPGLVTLIVYDVAGRPVRTLVDGMREASRYDVTWNGRDDSDRGVASGVYVYVLDAPGYSETKKMVLIR
- a CDS encoding SDR family NAD(P)-dependent oxidoreductase; its protein translation is MGESDHTPILEADYFEASLEQSEAAIINITSGLAFAPLALMPVYCATKAALHSFSLSLRHQLFETSVRVYEVAPPIVDTKLDKGARGGREQQDRGIKPEVVATATLAGLASDEVEIVIGMANNLRSDPVGMFKRMNA
- a CDS encoding RNA-binding protein gives rise to the protein MQVSKLYVGNLGYSVTSSELEQLFSTYGVVKQVNVIEGKGFAFVEMSSVAEAEKAKEGLDSTDFKGRNLKVDEAKPQRDRGDRDSGGYRRY